In one window of Legionella fallonii LLAP-10 DNA:
- a CDS encoding type II toxin-antitoxin system mRNA interferase toxin, RelE/StbE family: MTKNALKDLKTMPKYLQEKFRAWVVAVNHVGLEETRKRPGWHDEPLLGDRKGQRSIRLNKQWRAIYIIKEDGAIEFVEVTEVMPHEY; the protein is encoded by the coding sequence ATAACAAAAAATGCATTAAAAGACTTAAAGACAATGCCTAAGTATCTTCAGGAAAAATTTCGTGCTTGGGTAGTAGCGGTAAATCATGTGGGTTTGGAGGAAACACGAAAAAGACCTGGTTGGCATGATGAGCCCTTGTTAGGAGACAGGAAAGGACAGAGATCCATCCGTTTAAATAAGCAATGGAGAGCTATCTACATTATTAAAGAGGATGGAGCAATTGAGTTTGTTGAAGTGACGGAGGTAATGCCCCATGAGTACTAA
- a CDS encoding helix-turn-helix domain-containing protein — translation MSTKRNDTLNALEATKDIWNEMTFGGLVRSLRMSDEITQIELANRVGVSKQFLSDVEHNRKDVGIALQKKYLMLLVILSSPL, via the coding sequence ATGAGTACTAAGAGAAATGATACTTTAAATGCTTTGGAAGCCACCAAAGATATATGGAATGAAATGACATTTGGTGGACTTGTTCGCTCCTTGAGAATGAGCGATGAAATAACTCAAATAGAATTAGCTAATAGAGTAGGGGTTTCGAAGCAGTTTCTTAGTGATGTTGAGCATAACAGAAAAGATGTAGGAATAGCTTTGCAAAAAAAGTATCTGATGCTCTTGGTTATTCTATCGAGCCCCTTATAG
- a CDS encoding type II toxin-antitoxin system RelE/ParE family toxin, whose amino-acid sequence MTMNLTIKQSNSFKKTVRKLPKQHKAILDEEVRKLVNNPVLGERKKGDLDFLRVHKFKLLNQEVLLGYMFEEDEIILTLLKLGTHENFYRDIKNNI is encoded by the coding sequence ATGACTATGAATTTGACCATTAAGCAATCTAACTCCTTTAAGAAAACTGTAAGAAAACTACCTAAACAACATAAAGCTATCCTCGATGAGGAAGTTAGGAAATTAGTAAATAATCCTGTTCTCGGAGAACGTAAAAAAGGCGACTTAGATTTTTTAAGGGTTCATAAATTCAAACTGTTAAACCAAGAGGTATTATTGGGCTACATGTTTGAAGAAGATGAAATCATATTGACCTTGTTGAAATTAGGAACTCATGAAAATTTTTATCGAGATATCAAAAATAACATCTAA
- a CDS encoding ParD-like family protein produces the protein MAQSVRLSDTLVKQAKAIGEVMSRSGAGQIEHWAKIGKIAEENPDLSYEFIRDSLLAKAEIDNGLVDDYEFDH, from the coding sequence ATGGCTCAATCGGTAAGATTATCAGATACATTAGTTAAACAAGCCAAAGCTATTGGTGAAGTAATGTCTCGCTCTGGGGCTGGACAAATTGAACACTGGGCAAAAATAGGAAAAATTGCAGAAGAAAATCCTGATTTATCCTATGAGTTTATTAGAGACAGTTTGCTGGCAAAAGCGGAAATAGATAATGGATTGGTTGATGACTATGAATTTGACCATTAA
- a CDS encoding ankyrin repeat domain-containing protein yields MTLFEEIYSAAINQKLEQLSNFRSIDILNYSGNVLNYSDLTPAGQLASEGNLKLAMMLHTKFHANVHLIARGAACGGHFEFAMELFNKHGANVHSIARGAACGGHFEFAMELFNKHGANVHSIAGGAACGGHFEFAMELFNKHGAYVNAIAWGAAQGGHFEFAMELFNKHGANVNAIAQGAAWGGHIEFVMKLVNEHRANVKYAFQEIPRYFNNVSSVMQYILPIENAAYRKKIIATFKNEPTVNTVVKEALPRIAQKIDNIYHFKQTYGVGMQQAQFLQMYPEIRAFMIQCYAPLINNGRCTKMPYALPKEIFLLITLFLAPAYMNFEGVEELLFKLQQQTLINALNSYITPVGRFSQWFIGKPVHQERAQSIQYAIQKTKNLGEMTTLLCKQHNMFSGIDKYNSAGETPLIIATSKGDITKVEDLLKAGANPDKPELKNKRTPLSIAVLANREDLIKCLLQYHARTDLADIDGNTPYHHLARNNGCNVEMIRLLSSGPVAPEPAKHEKPLENDTQDAYYSLLHHSIRRLD; encoded by the coding sequence ATGACGCTTTTTGAAGAAATTTATAGTGCCGCAATAAATCAAAAACTTGAACAGCTCTCAAACTTCAGGTCTATCGATATTCTAAATTATAGTGGCAATGTTCTAAATTATAGTGATTTAACACCTGCAGGACAATTAGCTTCCGAAGGTAACTTGAAGCTTGCCATGATGCTGCATACAAAGTTTCACGCCAATGTGCATCTTATCGCTCGGGGCGCAGCTTGTGGCGGGCATTTTGAATTTGCCATGGAATTGTTCAATAAACATGGCGCCAATGTGCATTCTATCGCTCGGGGTGCAGCTTGTGGCGGGCATTTTGAATTTGCCATGGAATTGTTCAATAAACATGGCGCCAATGTGCATTCTATCGCTGGGGGCGCAGCTTGTGGCGGGCATTTTGAATTTGCCATGGAGTTGTTCAATAAACATGGCGCCTATGTGAATGCTATCGCTTGGGGCGCAGCTCAGGGCGGGCATTTTGAATTTGCTATGGAATTGTTCAATAAACATGGCGCCAATGTGAATGCTATCGCTCAGGGCGCAGCTTGGGGCGGGCATATTGAATTTGTTATGAAATTGGTCAATGAACATCGCGCCAATGTGAAGTATGCCTTTCAGGAGATACCTAGATATTTTAATAATGTATCAAGTGTGATGCAATACATACTCCCTATAGAAAATGCTGCATACCGAAAAAAAATCATCGCAACATTTAAAAATGAGCCTACTGTCAATACTGTTGTAAAAGAGGCGCTTCCGCGCATTGCCCAAAAAATTGATAATATATATCACTTCAAACAAACCTATGGCGTTGGAATGCAGCAAGCGCAATTTTTACAGATGTACCCTGAAATCCGTGCATTTATGATTCAGTGTTATGCACCGCTTATTAATAATGGGCGTTGCACAAAGATGCCATATGCTTTACCTAAAGAGATTTTCCTGCTTATTACTCTCTTCTTGGCACCGGCTTATATGAATTTTGAAGGCGTTGAAGAGTTGTTATTTAAGCTACAACAACAAACGTTGATTAACGCCTTAAATAGCTACATAACACCTGTCGGACGATTCAGTCAATGGTTTATTGGAAAACCGGTACACCAAGAGCGCGCTCAAAGCATTCAATACGCCATTCAAAAGACAAAGAATTTAGGTGAAATGACTACCCTGCTTTGCAAACAACATAACATGTTTTCTGGGATTGATAAATACAATTCAGCGGGTGAAACACCGCTGATAATTGCAACATCAAAGGGAGATATTACTAAAGTTGAGGACTTGTTAAAAGCAGGTGCAAATCCAGATAAACCTGAATTGAAAAATAAGCGAACTCCTTTGTCAATTGCGGTATTAGCTAACCGTGAAGACCTAATCAAATGCTTACTTCAATACCATGCTCGAACTGATCTAGCAGATATTGACGGGAATACACCTTATCATCATCTCGCGCGAAATAATGGCTGTAATGTTGAAATGATACGCCTGTTATCTTCCGGACCTGTAGCTCCTGAGCCAGCCAAGCATGAAAAACCATTGGAAAACGATACACAAGATGCATATTATTCATTATTGCATCACTCAATAAGGCGATTAGATTAG
- a CDS encoding recombinase family protein, which yields MLIGYARVSTDDQNLDLQHDALKKAGCEKFYTDQMTGSKINRPGLEAAIEFARNGDVIVVWRLDRLSRSLKDLIEMVSLLDSRKIGLKSLHESIDTSSISGKLIFHIFGALAEFERNLIRERTHAGLQAARARGRKGGRPKKLSTDKAQLVIQLYEGKQHSINQICKLIGISKPTLYKYLK from the coding sequence ATGCTGATCGGATATGCACGAGTCTCCACAGATGATCAAAATTTAGATTTACAACATGATGCTTTAAAAAAAGCTGGCTGTGAAAAATTTTACACTGATCAGATGACTGGTAGCAAAATCAATCGACCAGGTCTAGAAGCTGCAATTGAATTTGCAAGAAATGGTGATGTTATTGTCGTTTGGAGATTAGATAGATTAAGTCGTTCCCTTAAAGATTTAATTGAAATGGTTTCATTGCTGGACTCCAGAAAAATTGGATTAAAAAGTTTGCATGAATCTATTGATACTTCTTCTATTTCCGGCAAGTTAATTTTCCATATTTTTGGTGCTTTAGCTGAATTCGAACGTAACCTTATTCGTGAAAGAACACATGCAGGTTTACAGGCAGCAAGAGCGAGGGGCAGGAAAGGAGGAAGACCTAAAAAGTTGTCAACTGATAAAGCACAATTAGTAATTCAACTTTACGAAGGAAAACAACATAGTATTAACCAAATATGTAAGTTAATTGGTATTTCAAAGCCCACGCTGTATAAGTATTTGAAATAG
- a CDS encoding type II toxin-antitoxin system RelE/ParE family toxin, producing the protein MKIIKTKHFDKWAIKNRVSDESLNIAAKEIAIEIYEANYGGGVIKKRVANKGRGKSGSTRSIVAFKKGKHCFFVFGFEKNAKSDISSNEEKAFKIVAKSLLAYSDVEIDKLIEEGALVGVENE; encoded by the coding sequence ATGAAAATAATAAAAACTAAACATTTCGACAAATGGGCTATAAAAAATCGAGTTAGTGATGAATCTCTTAACATCGCTGCTAAAGAAATTGCTATTGAAATTTATGAAGCCAATTATGGTGGTGGTGTAATTAAAAAGCGTGTTGCCAACAAAGGAAGAGGAAAAAGTGGTAGTACCAGAAGTATCGTTGCTTTCAAAAAAGGTAAACATTGTTTTTTTGTTTTTGGTTTTGAGAAGAATGCCAAAAGTGATATTTCTTCTAATGAAGAAAAAGCTTTTAAAATTGTTGCTAAATCTTTGTTAGCTTATTCTGATGTAGAAATTGATAAGCTGATAGAAGAGGGGGCATTAGTGGGGGTTGAAAATGAGTAA
- a CDS encoding helix-turn-helix domain-containing protein — translation MSKIIDAMLETARDLRLDAITIKEIEMLNLSEVKELEAQEIKKMRIKEKVSQAVMAKILNVTPSTYQKWERGEVHPKGANLKLLRLAHDHGIQYILS, via the coding sequence ATGAGTAAAATTATTGATGCTATGTTAGAAACAGCCAGAGATCTTCGATTAGATGCAATTACTATTAAAGAAATAGAAATGCTTAACTTAAGTGAAGTTAAAGAGCTTGAGGCACAAGAAATAAAGAAAATGCGAATTAAAGAAAAAGTTAGCCAAGCTGTAATGGCTAAAATATTGAATGTTACTCCATCTACCTATCAAAAGTGGGAAAGAGGAGAGGTGCACCCCAAAGGAGCCAATCTTAAACTACTGCGTTTAGCTCATGATCATGGAATTCAATATATTTTATCTTAG
- a CDS encoding pentapeptide repeat-containing protein, whose translation MKKFSQSEFKEKCHPLLIKEQISKMVHDLRELHAFLDFYGVLSDELSNKSSELLSYKNIHIFLSLKKRVDNLNKFYNHDVFLAKISSQNILDKEQLGQHWADFFLVCQELQTTIVNTFDNRLRFTDKSLNAGDISKQSIEDELCQLTTHLYSQIKELKLKTHELIVFLNASELTEEKTSISSAIPPHEEHLFFSIPEEVQVSILTHLDIEDLLAAQIASKNLSRVAATAFAVRFKKNPAQVISHLSQIAPKEAFDFVEGYRRTSEYKALKSLVENKMPMSDHEVACYMLTRHHKVLPDIEQLRNVSNAPYLDERTRVHLRMYAPEVDREKSTALFDLFKTNFPKTYLNFLPLIEFNQVNLAGADLSHASLSHFRFGCKNMSAMILFQANLSYADLNSSLLNQANLRQAKLLHAILVNACLDNALLEKANLSHANMQNITLRQANLKQAILRWADLSGSVFEGTLIEGADFTGTNLAGARFINVDMRTIDLSQLNVEWTYLKKVRLVPEAVLEHPEKLEDFFNSFEKNFMTHTPGSRMKWRIQMLKDLKRLMIPSSLKPETNMLFLKKILAHYPPETFSSTIFIKKHPFKHLFEQFELTQANHSLDEVERPLQDEVISILDELQYRIDNSSVGKCISLLGLEDRFAQCFAQVPELTNVNQICQLSSHHFFLLQLIYFIRDHDSKGHNSVLNPYLVNYPQNNLGGPQDPKHYASQIFDGQLFHLEQLQKIQPEELETYLYGDEDFVIKRSGPFSLNRVKLGGLFISYNPCGKSNCSSKVEIIDFQNRRLKFLLNFYIGRYSWLHAGMYFPLNLFEGLAVTTVPGGDLNAKNIFEARAGLELRASITYYIFATQKGPIPDLIPITRIVPRPENKNTEACINTRDDKDEIPLLGENRYGLYHRKENDSCLLVAEKMLCVLT comes from the coding sequence ATGAAAAAATTTAGTCAATCTGAATTTAAAGAAAAATGTCATCCTTTGTTAATTAAAGAACAGATATCCAAGATGGTTCATGATCTACGTGAATTGCATGCCTTTTTAGATTTTTATGGTGTTCTGAGCGATGAGCTAAGCAATAAAAGTTCGGAACTCTTATCATATAAAAATATTCATATCTTTCTGTCCTTAAAAAAGAGGGTAGACAATCTAAATAAATTTTATAACCATGATGTTTTTCTTGCTAAGATTTCCAGTCAAAATATACTTGATAAAGAACAACTTGGGCAACATTGGGCTGATTTTTTTTTAGTGTGCCAAGAACTCCAAACAACTATTGTCAACACTTTTGATAATAGACTTCGCTTTACTGATAAAAGTCTTAACGCAGGAGACATATCCAAGCAGAGTATTGAGGATGAGCTGTGCCAATTAACAACACATCTTTATAGTCAAATCAAGGAATTAAAGTTAAAAACTCATGAATTAATTGTGTTTTTGAACGCTTCTGAATTAACTGAAGAAAAAACCTCAATTTCTTCCGCTATACCACCACATGAAGAGCATCTTTTTTTTTCGATACCAGAAGAAGTACAAGTCAGTATTTTGACTCATTTGGATATAGAAGATTTATTAGCAGCCCAGATTGCATCAAAAAATTTATCGAGAGTGGCAGCAACAGCTTTTGCTGTACGCTTTAAAAAAAATCCAGCTCAAGTCATATCTCATTTAAGTCAAATAGCACCCAAAGAAGCCTTTGACTTTGTTGAAGGTTATCGACGTACAAGTGAATACAAGGCTCTAAAAAGCCTGGTTGAGAATAAAATGCCGATGTCTGATCACGAAGTAGCATGTTACATGCTAACTCGACACCATAAAGTGCTCCCTGACATCGAACAATTAAGAAATGTCTCTAATGCGCCATATCTCGATGAGAGGACGAGAGTGCATCTACGTATGTATGCCCCGGAGGTTGATAGAGAAAAATCAACTGCATTATTCGATTTATTTAAGACAAATTTTCCTAAAACTTACCTCAATTTTTTACCTTTAATCGAATTTAATCAGGTAAATCTGGCTGGTGCTGATTTATCGCATGCGTCGCTATCCCATTTTCGTTTTGGCTGTAAGAATATGTCTGCAATGATCTTGTTTCAAGCAAATTTAAGCTATGCGGATTTGAACTCAAGCTTACTGAATCAAGCAAATTTGCGGCAAGCAAAACTTCTTCATGCTATTCTAGTAAACGCCTGTTTGGATAATGCTCTACTTGAAAAAGCAAACTTAAGCCATGCAAATATGCAGAACATCACACTTAGACAAGCAAATTTGAAGCAGGCAATTTTGAGATGGGCTGATTTGAGTGGTTCCGTGTTTGAGGGCACTTTAATTGAAGGGGCTGATTTTACAGGCACAAACTTAGCTGGTGCTCGGTTTATTAACGTGGATATGCGCACAATAGATTTAAGTCAACTCAATGTTGAATGGACTTATTTGAAAAAGGTGCGTCTGGTTCCTGAGGCAGTTCTTGAACATCCGGAGAAATTGGAAGATTTTTTTAACTCATTTGAAAAAAATTTTATGACTCATACTCCTGGAAGTAGGATGAAATGGCGTATCCAGATGTTAAAGGATCTGAAACGATTAATGATTCCATCTTCACTCAAGCCTGAAACCAATATGCTGTTTTTAAAAAAAATACTCGCTCATTATCCTCCTGAAACATTCTCAAGCACTATTTTTATCAAAAAGCATCCATTTAAACATCTATTTGAACAATTTGAATTAACCCAAGCGAATCATTCATTGGACGAGGTAGAGCGTCCCTTGCAAGACGAAGTAATTTCCATATTAGATGAGCTCCAGTATCGTATTGATAATTCTTCTGTTGGTAAGTGCATTTCATTGTTGGGCTTAGAAGACAGATTTGCTCAATGTTTCGCCCAGGTACCTGAATTAACTAACGTGAATCAAATTTGTCAGTTATCCAGCCATCATTTTTTTCTTCTTCAACTGATCTACTTCATAAGAGATCACGATTCAAAAGGTCACAATTCAGTGTTGAATCCCTATTTAGTGAATTATCCCCAAAATAATCTGGGGGGACCGCAGGATCCAAAGCATTATGCCAGTCAAATCTTTGATGGCCAGTTGTTTCACCTTGAGCAGTTACAAAAAATTCAACCCGAAGAGCTTGAGACTTATCTTTACGGGGATGAGGATTTTGTTATCAAGCGAAGCGGACCCTTCAGCTTAAATAGAGTCAAATTAGGCGGGCTATTCATCAGTTATAACCCATGTGGAAAAAGCAATTGCTCATCTAAAGTTGAGATTATAGATTTTCAGAACAGGCGATTAAAATTTCTTTTGAATTTCTATATTGGACGATATTCTTGGCTACACGCAGGAATGTACTTTCCTTTGAACCTATTCGAGGGTTTGGCGGTGACTACTGTTCCTGGTGGAGATTTAAACGCCAAGAACATCTTTGAAGCGCGAGCAGGGCTCGAACTGAGAGCAAGCATTACTTATTATATTTTTGCGACGCAAAAAGGCCCTATACCTGACTTGATTCCAATCACGAGAATCGTGCCACGCCCTGAAAACAAAAATACTGAAGCCTGCATAAATACTCGGGATGATAAAGATGAAATTCCTTTACTGGGAGAGAACCGTTATGGCTTATATCACCGAAAAGAGAACGACTCTTGTTTATTGGTAGCTGAAAAAATGCTTTGCGTGCTGACATAG
- a CDS encoding helix-turn-helix transcriptional regulator, translating to MITKDTQETLKYLENLIGEKLTLGSFILAIRQGEELSQVEFAKTLGVSRQVLCDIEHGRRIISPKKAAEYADILGYSKKQFVRLCLQDMIDRDHLGLIVEIENAA from the coding sequence ATGATTACTAAAGACACACAAGAAACATTGAAATATCTTGAAAATCTTATAGGTGAAAAATTAACTTTGGGTTCTTTTATTCTCGCTATTCGTCAGGGAGAGGAATTAAGCCAGGTTGAATTTGCTAAAACACTGGGTGTTTCAAGGCAGGTTTTATGTGATATAGAACATGGCAGAAGAATTATTAGCCCTAAAAAAGCTGCTGAATATGCGGATATATTAGGTTATTCAAAAAAGCAATTCGTTCGTCTATGTTTGCAAGATATGATTGATAGAGATCATTTGGGTTTGATCGTAGAAATTGAAAATGCAGCATAA
- a CDS encoding leucine-rich repeat domain-containing protein: MKLSDDGKTLLKVTNRDIKEDGSFDFPAGVTSIGDNAFEGCSVLQRIIIPKEIITIGEYAFYKCSKLKHLVISEGVTFIGFRAFGNCSGLEVITIQPGVTTIDGDAFFGCSRVQSITIPSGVTSIRSSVFEDCSGLQTITIAPGVTSFRHFLFAGCSGLQNITIPDGVTYIGYCTFLGCSGLLNLTIPKGVVTVDMWAFKGCSSLQTITLPEEIVFIDKTAFNNCPSLHSIVIASQNEEVKKRIIALLPDFLKSKVTTKDLAEVAFKIRKTQLSRLLKTPEINPLFRFFHVKSHHSSSVHEENGIEQECSKLPGEMFQEINQFCDDNRYYQKAQRHILCVPLPTNAGALQDYTNKIKEIINECISKAKEFKRQVDAVTDKKAIQWCSMI; encoded by the coding sequence ATGAAATTAAGTGACGATGGCAAGACGCTACTTAAGGTGACTAATAGGGATATCAAAGAAGATGGCTCTTTTGATTTTCCAGCAGGAGTTACCTCAATCGGAGATAATGCATTTGAGGGTTGTAGTGTATTACAGCGCATCATTATTCCCAAAGAGATTATTACGATAGGAGAATATGCATTTTATAAGTGTAGTAAATTAAAACACCTCGTCATTTCCGAAGGAGTTACCTTTATTGGATTTCGTGCATTTGGCAATTGCAGCGGATTGGAGGTAATAACTATTCAACCAGGAGTAACCACTATTGACGGCGACGCATTTTTTGGTTGCAGTAGGGTACAGAGCATCACCATCCCCTCAGGAGTAACCTCTATTCGAAGCAGTGTATTTGAGGATTGCAGTGGATTGCAAACAATAACTATTGCGCCAGGGGTAACTTCTTTTCGCCACTTTTTATTTGCGGGATGCAGTGGATTGCAAAACATCACCATTCCAGACGGAGTTACCTATATTGGGTATTGTACATTTTTGGGGTGCAGTGGATTACTAAACCTCACAATTCCAAAAGGAGTTGTTACTGTTGATATGTGGGCATTTAAAGGTTGTAGCAGTTTGCAGACAATCACCCTCCCAGAGGAGATTGTTTTTATTGATAAAACAGCATTCAATAATTGCCCCAGCTTGCATAGTATTGTGATTGCAAGCCAAAACGAGGAGGTTAAAAAGCGAATTATTGCCTTACTGCCTGATTTTTTAAAATCCAAAGTAACCACAAAAGACCTGGCGGAAGTGGCTTTTAAAATCCGAAAAACCCAACTGTCTCGCCTGCTGAAAACCCCAGAAATCAATCCTTTATTTCGTTTTTTTCATGTGAAGTCACACCATAGTTCGAGTGTGCATGAAGAAAATGGAATAGAGCAAGAATGCAGCAAATTACCCGGTGAGATGTTCCAGGAGATAAATCAATTTTGTGATGATAATCGCTATTATCAGAAAGCACAAAGACACATACTGTGTGTTCCTTTACCGACAAATGCAGGGGCATTACAAGATTATACAAATAAGATAAAAGAAATCATCAACGAATGCATAAGCAAAGCAAAAGAGTTCAAGCGGCAGGTTGATGCGGTAACTGATAAGAAAGCGATACAATGGTGCAGCATGATTTGA
- a CDS encoding IS6 family transposase: MRSTKPAAFKWRHFQGELILQCVRWYCKYGISYRDLEEMMGERGLELAHTTIYRWVQHYAPEIKKRLEWYKKRYSRRWHLDETYIKIKGEWKYRYRAIDERGNTIDFYLSHRRNAIAAKRFLKKMIKSNPTCDIGVINTDKNPAYGQAIKELKGEGVLSEHVEHLQIKYRNNRLEADHGKLKRLIKPVRGFQSMKTAYATIKGFEIMRMFKKGQFNMWMYGTRTEVSFINEQFGLYS; the protein is encoded by the coding sequence ATGCGCTCCACAAAACCTGCTGCATTTAAATGGCGTCATTTCCAGGGAGAATTGATCCTACAATGTGTACGCTGGTATTGTAAATACGGTATTAGCTACAGGGACTTAGAAGAAATGATGGGTGAGCGTGGTCTTGAGCTGGCTCACACCACCATTTATCGCTGGGTTCAACACTATGCGCCGGAAATTAAAAAACGGCTTGAGTGGTACAAAAAGCGTTATTCCAGACGTTGGCATTTGGATGAGACCTATATCAAGATAAAAGGCGAATGGAAGTACCGGTATCGAGCCATTGATGAGCGGGGGAATACTATTGATTTTTATCTCTCTCACAGACGCAATGCAATTGCCGCTAAACGATTCTTGAAGAAAATGATAAAGAGCAATCCCACGTGCGATATTGGTGTTATTAATACCGATAAAAATCCAGCGTATGGGCAAGCCATTAAAGAGTTAAAAGGAGAAGGTGTTCTTTCAGAACATGTGGAGCATTTACAAATAAAGTATCGTAATAACAGGCTGGAAGCAGATCACGGAAAACTCAAGCGACTTATAAAGCCTGTTAGAGGGTTTCAGTCCATGAAAACTGCCTATGCAACGATTAAAGGATTTGAAATTATGCGTATGTTTAAAAAAGGGCAGTTCAACATGTGGATGTATGGTACCCGTACGGAAGTATCCTTTATCAATGAACAATTCGGTCTATATAGCTGA
- a CDS encoding helix-turn-helix domain-containing protein — translation MSKIIDAMLETARDLRLDAITIKEIEMLNLSEVKELEAQEIKKMRIKEKVSQAVMAKILNVTPSTYQKWERGEVHPKGANLKLLRLAHDHGIQYILS, via the coding sequence ATGAGTAAAATTATTGATGCTATGTTAGAAACAGCCAGAGATCTTCGATTAGATGCAATTACTATTAAAGAAATAGAAATGCTTAACTTAAGTGAAGTTAAAGAACTTGAGGCACAAGAAATAAAGAAAATGCGAATTAAAGAAAAAGTTAGCCAAGCTGTAATGGCTAAAATATTGAATGTTACTCCATCTACCTATCAAAAGTGGGAAAGAGGAGAGGTGCACCCCAAAGGAGCCAATCTTAAACTACTGCGTTTAGCTCATGATCATGGAATTCAATATATTTTATCTTAG
- a CDS encoding VF530 family protein, giving the protein MDRTNNDPLHGITLEVILNSLLICYGWEGLAERVKINCFSSNPSIKSSLKFLRKTPWARTEIETLYLASLKK; this is encoded by the coding sequence ATGGATAGAACTAATAATGATCCACTGCACGGTATTACCCTAGAAGTTATCTTAAATAGTTTGTTGATTTGTTATGGCTGGGAAGGCTTGGCGGAAAGAGTCAAGATTAACTGTTTCTCTTCCAATCCCAGCATCAAATCAAGCCTTAAATTCTTGCGCAAAACACCATGGGCAAGGACTGAAATTGAAACCCTTTATCTTGCTTCCCTTAAAAAGTAA
- a CDS encoding RNA-binding S4 domain-containing protein, producing MKDVFINKDHVELFKILKFEGIASSGAEAKEMIAAGTVLVNGVIEKQKRKKMVSGDTIELKGEIFRLKLSAN from the coding sequence ATGAAAGATGTTTTCATTAATAAAGATCATGTTGAACTCTTTAAAATTCTCAAATTTGAAGGTATCGCCTCGAGTGGAGCAGAAGCTAAGGAAATGATAGCTGCTGGCACTGTATTGGTAAACGGCGTAATAGAAAAGCAGAAAAGAAAAAAGATGGTTTCAGGAGATACGATTGAATTGAAAGGTGAGATCTTTCGGCTAAAGTTGAGTGCCAATTAA
- a CDS encoding Tn3 family transposase: MTAVSGDMHSINRVNFALLYLFGYDFMPRFTKINRKAFKKPSEYSNF, translated from the coding sequence ATTACAGCCGTATCTGGAGACATGCATAGCATTAATCGAGTTAATTTCGCACTGCTGTATTTGTTTGGATATGATTTTATGCCGAGGTTCACCAAAATAAACAGAAAAGCCTTTAAAAAGCCAAGCGAATACAGTAATTTTTAA